TCATGGATATTTCGCCAAGCTGTAGATTCCAACCATAGATTCCGCTCGCTTCACGAAGCAGCCTGAACCCCTGTGAATAGCTCATCAGTTTGCTGATGTACAGCGCCTGCTTCAGATCTTCCAGCACCGACTGCTTCTGGTCTTCGGACAGGCTTTTCATTTCACTCTGATAAGCTTCGCTGATGAGGGCACGTTCTTCTATGAGGCTCGAGAGGCATCTGACGAATACACTGTCGGTGATCAGCGAGAGCGGTATGCCGAGTTTCAGGCCTTCGATGCCCGTCCATTTTCCGGTCCCCTTCTGACCCGCCTTATCCAGAATCAGATCGATGATATAATTGCCGGATTCATCCTTGAACTCCAGTATGCGTGCAGTGATCTCGATCAGGTAGCTGTTGAGGTCTCCCCTGTTCCATTCGTCGAAGACTGCACTCATTTCATCATTCGACATATTGAGGCCGTGCTTCATGAAATAATAGCTTTCAGCAATCAGTTCCATATCTGCATACTCGATGCCGTTATGGATCATTTTGACGTAATGGCCGCTGCCATCCTCACCGATGTAGGTGACGCATGGTTTCCCGTCATCGGCTTTGGCAGCAATTTTCTCCAGTATGGCGCTGACATTGTCATACGCCTGACGCTGGCCGCCCGGCATCAGGGAGGGACCATTCAAGGCGCCCTCTTCGCCACCGCTTACTCCCATGCCGATGAAGTTGATGCCCTTTTCAGTGAGCTGCATATTACGCCGCCGGGTGTTCTCATACTGTTCATTTCCCCCGTCGATCAGCGTGTCCCCCTCCTCAAGGTACGGGGCGATCTGTTCGATGGTTTTATCCGTCACTTCCCCCGCCTTCACGAGAAGCAGGATGTTCCTTGGCTTCTTCAGGCTTTCAATGAATTTTTCCAATGAGGAGGCGATGTCCACATCCTCTTCCTTGAGTTCAATCATGCGGTTCTCCCTGACATCTTCGAAAAAGTCGAAAGTGACGACCTTGAAGCCGTTTCTCGACATGTTCTTTGCGATATTCGTCCCCATGACGCCAAGACCGACTACTCCAATATCATAGATCATGCGCTCTACTCCTTATCATTCTGGACTTTGATGATTTCAATGACCAGCTCAGTGATTTTATGCAGTTCTTCTATCGGCATTTTTTCTTCCGTCGTATGGATATTTTCGTATCCAAGGCCCAGTATCGCCGTATCCAGACCTGCTCCTGCAAATATATTGCCGTCGCTCCCGCCGCCGAGGCTGATGAGGTCCGGTCTGCGGCCGATGTTTTCTATAGCCTGAACTGCTGTCTTGACGACATCCGAGTCTTTGGAGGCCTTCAATGCAGCATACATCACTTCTGTCCTGACTTCTGCACGGCCGCCCATATCTTCGGCGACCTTCTCGAAAGTTTCTTTCATATGCGCTGTCTGTGCCTTCATCTTCTCATCATCGAGGCTTCTCGCTTCCCCAAGCAAGTAGACGTAGTCCGTGACTACATTCGTCGCGCCGCCGCCTTCAAAACGACCGATGTTCGCTGTTGTCTCTTCGTCGATGCGTCCGAGCTTCATCTGGCTGATGGCACGGGCTGCGATATTGATTGCACTTACGCCGGTTTCAGGTGCGACCCCAGCATGTGCTGTTTTCCCGTGTATATGCGCTTCAATCTTACTCTGGGTCGGTGCGGACGTAACCACAGTGCCGACTTTACCCGTGGAGTCGATCGCATAGCCGAATCTGCTTTTCAGCTGAGAAGCATCAAAGGCCTTCGCCCCCACGAGTCCGGACTCTTCTCCGACAGTGATGACGATTTCAATGTCCCCATGGCTCATGCCGGATTCTTTGATGGAATGGATGGCTTCGATGAGTGACGCAATCCCTGCCTTGTCATCGGATCCGAGGATTGTTGAACCATCGCTGACGATATAGTCCCCATCGATGGATGGTTTGACACCCACACCGGGTGCAACAGTATCCATATGGACTGTAAAGTAGATTGGTTCAGCCTTGGTGTTGTCCCCTTTGAGACTGACGAGTATATTTCCCGCACCATAGCCGGTTTTCTCCTGAGTATCATCTTCTTGGGCTTCGATACCCATATCTTTGAATTTTTTGAGAAGATAGTCGGCCATCTCCCTTTCGTGGCCGGTTTCGGAATCGATCTGTACCATTTCCATAAATTGATCGATGAGTCTGTCCTTGTTCATAAATGGCTTCCTCCAATAGTTGAGTTGATTGTATAGTAGACGTATATTATAATTAAAAGAGCAAATTTATAAGGATGGTTTTATGAACAACAAAAAAGTTCAAAAAGCAGTAATCTGGTTCATGATAATTCTCATTGTCATTTCAGGCGTGCTTTTCGGCGTCAGCATGCTGACAACAGTGTAACCAAATTAAAGAGGTCCCTCAGGACCTCTTTTTTTGTTCATCAGATTTCTTTGCCGTGCTCTTCGAACCAAGCCTGCAGGTTCGTGATGACACTCATCGTTTCATGGCCTTCAATTTCGTGCCTCTCGATCATGTCTACGACCTTACCGTCCTTGAAGAGGGCAAATGAAGGGGATGACGGAAGATATTCGGGTGCTTTTTCCCTGACATGTTCAGTCGCCTCCTTGTCCTGACCGGCAAATACGGTGAGCAGCTGGTCGGGCAGCTTATCATAATTAAGGGCGTGTTTGGCAGCCGGACGTGCGATGCCACCGGCACAGCCGCATACAGAGTTGACCATTACGAGTGCCGTGCCTTCTTTTGAAAGGTGCTGGTCCACCTCTTCAGGTGTAGTCAGTTCCGTATAGCCCGATTCCTTCATTTCGCTTCTTGCCTGGCTCACGACATCATTCATATACATATTGAAATCCATATTCATTATAAAAACTCCTTTTGAAACAGCCCCATGGAGAGGATGCGATTTCAGTTCCTTGTATTCAATTCTATAGCGGATTAAAGGTTTTGTAAAGTCTAGTAGATCGAAGTCGTTTCGACAGAATACGCTTCAATCCTCTCTTTGACGGCTTTCAGGAACTGGCCTGCCACCAGACCGTCCAGAACGCGGTGGTCGATGGACAGGCAGAGGTTGACCATATGCCTGACGGCAATCATATCATCAATGATCACCGGCTTCTTGACGATGGATTCAACCTGCAGTATGGCAGCCTGGGGATGGTTGATGATCCCCATGGACTGTACGGAACCGAAGGCGCCGGTATTGTTTACCGTGAAGGTCCCCCCTGCCATGTGCTCCTGTGTGAGCTTATGGCTGCGTCCGAGCGCTGCAAGTTCCCCCACCTGCTTGGCGATCCCCTTGATGGAGAGGTCGTCGGCATTCCGGATGACCGGCACATAGAGTTTATCATCGCCGGCTACGGCGATGGAGATGTTGATGTCCTTGTTGAGGACGATCTTATCCCCCTGCCATGAACTGTTCAGCATCGGATATTCCTTCAATGTCTCGGCGACTGCTTTGACGAAGAAGCTGAAGAATGTGAGATTGAATCCTTCACGCTCCTTGAAGGCGGATTTATGGCTGTTGCGGACATTCACCAGATTAGTGGCATCCACCTCCATCATCATCCATGCATGGGGAATCTCCTGGCTGGACTGGACCATTTTATTGGCGACTGCTTTTCTGACTCCGGTTACCGGTATTTCATCCCCCGCCACGATGTTCCCGGAAGCTGACGCAGGGTCTGCCTGCTGATCAGTGGAAGGCGCTGCCTCCGTCTGTGTTCCGGCGGTCACGGGGCCTGCTTCAATCGTCTTCAGAACATCCTTCTTCGTAATACGTCCTTCAAACCCTGTACCTTCAATCGTATTGAGATCGAGGTCATGCTCCTCGGCCAATCGCATCACTACAGGGGAAATTCTTGTTTTGCCCTTCTTCTGGGCACCCTGTTCCACTTTGCCTGTGGAGGATGGTGCGTCCTCCTGATTTTCATCGGCTGACGGGGCCGCCTCTTCAGACGCCTTGGCGCTTCCTTCATCCTCGTCAGCTTTTCCGGCCTCTCCAGCACCATCCGTATCCATCAGACATACCGGGGTACCGACTTCAACGGTATCCCCTTCCGCCACAAGGAGTTCCTTGATCGTGCCCTCGAATACGGAAGGCACTTCCGCGGTCACCTTGTCGGTGATGACTTCACACAGGGGATCATATTCCTCGACCGTATCCCCGGGCTGGACCAGCCATTTTTCAATGGTCCCTTCTGTAACACTTTCGCCGAGCTTCGGCATCAGCACTTCTTCCATAGGTTTCGTCCTCCTTAATGCTCCGCGAGCTCTTTCATTTTGGCTTCTATCTTGTCGGGGTTTATCATGAAGAAATCTTCCATCGGTGGCGCATACGGCATGGAGGGGACATCCGGCCCTGCGAGCCTCATGACGGGCGCATCGAGATCATACAGGCAGTTTTCTGCGATGATCGCAGAAACTTCGCTGATGACGCTGCCCTCGAGGTTATCCTCTGTGACAAGCAGTACTTTTCCTGTTTTAGAAGCTGCTTGGATGATGCTTTCCTTATCAAGCGGGTAGATGGTCCGGAGATCGAGGACTTCCGCTTCATACCCATCCTTCGACAGCCGTTCAGCTGCCTGCAGGGCATAATTGACGCATAGGCCATATGTAATGACCGTAATGTCATCTCCTTCACGTTTGACGTCCGCCTTGCCGATCGGTACGGTATGATCGCCTTCAGGCACCTCTTCCTTGAGAAGGCGGTAGGCCTTCTTGTGTTCGAAGAACAGCACCGGATCGTTGTCACGGATTGCCGAAATCAGGAGTCCCTTCGCATCGGATGGCGTGGATGGGATCACGACCTTCAGTCCAGGAGTTGAAGCAAAAATCGCCTCAACGGACTGGGAATGGTAGAGTGCACCGTGGATGCCGCCCCCAAAAGGCGCACGGATGACCATTGGACAGTTCCAGTCGTTATTGGAACGGTATCTGATCTTCGCCGCCTCACTCAGTATCTGATTCGTTGCGGGCAGTATATAGTCTGCAAACTGAATTTCCGCCACAGGTCTTTTCCCCATCATTGCAGCACCGATGCTGGTGCCGACGATATTCGATTCAGCGAGTGGTGTATCCAGGCAGCGCATTGCACCGTATTTTTCCTGGAGACCGGCAGTAACCTTGAAGACGCCGCCTTTCTTGCCGACGTCCTCACCGAGGACGAACACACTTTCATCCTGGCCCATTTCGTAGTCGAGCGCCTGGTGTATTGCCTGCAAATAAGAAATTTTAGCCATGGTGAACCTCCTCATATACATGCCTAAGGGCTTCTTCAGGTTTCGGATAAGGTGCTTTTTCAGCAGCTTTTGTCGCATCGGTGACGATTGCCTTCGCTTCTTTTTCCAGTGTTTCGAACCATGCCTCATCTGCAACGCCGTGTTCAAGTATATATGATTTGAATTTAACCAGGCAATCCGACTCCTTCATGGTCTCGCGCTCTTGCTTCTCCCGGTAGCTGTCGTCATCGTCTGAGGAATGGGCAGTCAATCGTGTGGACATCGCTTCGATGAGTGTGGCGCCTTCTCCATTGACAGCACGCTCCCTGGCTTCCTTGACAGCCTTGTATACAGCAATCGGATCGTTGCCGTCTATATGCTCTCCATGCATCCCGTAACCGAGTGCGCGATCCGACAGTTTTTCAGCACCATACTGGAGCTCACGGGGCACGCTGATTGCATAATCATTGTTTTCGATGATGCATATGAAGGGCAGGTCATGCACACCGGCAAAATTCAGCCCTTCATGGAAGTCCCCCTGGTTCGAAGAACCTTCCCCGAGTGTCGTCAGAGCCACCCGCTTCTCATTGTCCATCTTGAATTTGAAGCTTGCACCGACTGCATGGAGGAGTTGTGTTGTTACACTGGAACCCTGTGTCATGATGTTGCAGGATTTTTTGCTGAAGTGCGAAGGCATCTGCTTTCCACCGCTGGAAATATCGCCCTTCTTAGCGAAAGCGGAAAGCATCGTTTCCTCTGCAGTCATGCCAAAATGTGTAACGAGCGCAAGGTCCCTGTAGTATGGGCTGATGATATCCACTTCCCGGTCAAGTGCATATCCTGCACCCACCTGTGTCGCCTCCTGACCCTGGCATGAAATGACGAACGGAAGTTTACCGGCACGGTTGAGCAGCCACATCCTCTCGTCGATTTTTCTTGCAAGGTGCATCGTACGATACATTTCTTTCAGGTCCTCAGGTGTGAGGCCCGCTTCTTTATAATCCAACAATGTAGTGTCCTCCTTATACATGGATACCAATTCCTTCTGCATCAAGTCCGAGCTCCATCATCACTTCCCCTATGGAAGGATGGGCATGGATGGCACTCCCGATTTCAAGTGCCGATGCATCGAGAAATTTGGCCAGAGCCGCTTCGTTGATCAGTTCGGTGGCTCCGGGGCCTATAAGGGATAGGCCGAGCATATCCTTTGTTTCCGGTTCTACAAGCATTTTACCAAATCCTTTGCCGCCATGGGCGATTACCGCTTTCCCCACCGCTGCAAACGGCACCTTATGTACGGAGTATTCCATACCTGCCTCTTTGAGCTCCTTCTCTGTCCTTCCGATCGAAGCGACTTCAGGATGAGTGTAGATGCATCTTGGGACAGTAGTGTAGTCAAGCGTATATGGGCGTTTCTCGGCCATATGTTCGACTGCAATGACGGCCTCCTTGGTGGCCACATGGGCAAGCTGCAGATTGCCGATCACATCCCCTACGGCATAGATGTTCTCATCCTTCGTCTGATAGTATCTGTTGGTGGAGATATACCCGCCATCAAGCTGTATCTTCGTATTGCCGAGGCCGAGGTCTTCGGTGTTCGGTGCCCGGCCGATGGCGACCAGTGCCTTGTCGAAGGTCTCTTCCCCTTCATCGAACTGGAGTGTGATGGCATCTTCCCCTTTGCTGATGCGGTCCTCATCCAGTGCGGTGCCCACCCTGAAGGTGACACCTTCAGCTTCGAGCGCTTTTTTCAATGCGCCTGCAAGATCCTTATCCTCATGCGGAATGATCTGGTTCCCCGCTTCGACTACAGTGACATGCGTTCCGAGGTCCGTGAGTATGCTCGCAAATTCAAGACCGATGACACCACCGCCGATGATCACCATCCTGGAAGGGATATGATCGAGTGTCATCATGTCGTCGCTTGAAAGTACAAGGAAACCGTCGAATGGTAGGAACGGCAATGGCCGCGGGTGCGAACCCGTCGCAACCAGCACATGCTGGTTGATGAGTATTTCACTCTCCGCTTCCTCGTCTTCGGGGTGTTCGACCGCCACCGTACCTGCCATCGGGGAGAATATTGAGGGCCCGAGTATGCGTCCATGGCCATTGAAGACATCCACCTTATGCTTCTTCATGAGATGTCTGACGCCGCTGTACATCTGATCGACCACTTCCTGTTTCCGCTCCTGCACCTTTCCCATATCGATTTCAGGCTCGACAGAACCTATGCCGAAGATGCCGGCATGCTTCATAGTATTGGCAACCTCCGCAGATTTGAGCATGCTTTTTGTGGGTATGCATCCCTTATGGAGACATGTGCCCCCAAGCTTCTCCTTTTCGACGACTGCGGTCTTCATGCCGAGCTGGCTTGCCTTGATGGCTGCAACATAGCCGGCAGTACCGCCGCCCAGTATGACCAGGTCATATTCGTATGCCATTATATCCACTCCTACATATAGGTTTTCATTTCTTCCCTGCCTGTCAGAACACGGTATGCCCCTTCCGCCAGCGCCTGCATCTCCTCTTCCCCCGGATAGACTGAGACCGGTGCAATGAATGAAATATAGGGCCTGACGAGGTCGATGAGATACGTGCTGTGGGCCATGCCTCCTGTAAAGATGATCTGGTCTACCTGGCCCTTCAATATGGCAGAACGGGAGCCGATTTCCTTTGCAAGCTGTGCGGCAAGTGCCCTGAATATCTTTTCGGTGGCTGCGTCCCCGGAAACTGCACGCTTTTCAAGCTCAAGAGCGTCCTGGGTGCCTGCGAGGGAGATGAAGCCGCCCTCCTTCGTCAAGATCTCATAGATGCTGTCGTAATCGAGGCTGTTCTCAGTGATGTATCTGGCCAGACTGCCGTTCGGCAATGAGCCTGTACGGGTCGGGCTCATCGGCCCTTCGCCTGAAAGCCCGTCATTCACATCGATCACCCTGCCCTTTTCATGTGCCCCGACAGTGATGCCGCCCCCCATGTGGGAGACGATGACATTGACATCGGCATACTGCTTTCCGATGGATGCAGCATACTTGCGGGCGACCGCCTTCTGGTTGAGCGCATGGAAGACGGATTTCCTTTCAATGCCGCTGAGACCTGTAAGGCGCACCGCATCGGTCAGTTCATCCACGACCACCGGATCGGTGATGACTGCCCTGCAGCCATACTTTTCACGGAAACGGGCGGCGATGATGCCGCTCAGATTGGAGGCATGCCTGCCATACCTGTATGAGCCGAGATCATCGGTCATCTTGTCATTTATATCATATGTGCCGCCCTCTATCGGCTTCAGCAGTCCGCCGCGTGCGCTGACGATATCGATGGATTCCGGATTGATATCATTCCTCCCAAGGAAGCCTGTGATTGCATCGAGCCTGAAATCTATCTGATCATGGAGCGGCCTGATGATTTCGTCGGTCGGATGACTCATCGTTTCAGATATCAAGCTTTGGTCGTTCTCATATACCGCCACTTTGGTGGAGGTTCCTCCGAGGTTGACTACAAGGATGGTATATTGCATGCGGTCGCCTACCTCCTGTTCAGGGTCGTCACTTCATTGAGTGAGAAAGTGCTTCTGACGCGCATCATGCTGTCGATGCGTTCTTCTGCAAGACGGTCTGCCGCGACAGTCGGTGTTACACCGTCACGCTTGGCGATGGAGAATATCTTATCCATCTGGTTGTATATCTCCTTAACCTTGCTTTTCGCGCGCTCTGCATTATATCCCTGCAGTTCGTCTGCGACGTTGATGACCCCGCCACAGTTCACTACATAGTCGGGCGCGTAGACGATGCCGAGTTCCTCAAGCTGGCTGCCATGCTTGTCGCTGTCCAGAAGCTGGTTGTTGGCGCTGCCGCATACAGCCTTCACTTTAAGTTCTGGAATCGTGTCGTCGTTCAGGATGCCGCCGAGTGCGCATGGTGCAAAGATGTCCGCCTCGACAGAATAGATGTCTTCAATGCCTACCGCTTCAGCACCGAAGTCATTTACCGCCCGTTCCACGGAATCATCATTGATGTCCGTGACGATCAGTTTGGCCCCTTCTTCATGCAGATGTCTGCAGAGGTTGTAAGACACGTTGCCGACGCCTTGGACGGCAATCGTCCTGCCTTCGAGTGAATCATCACCAAACGCTTCCTTAGCCGTCCGCTTCATTGCCATGTATACACCATATGCGGTCATCGGACTTGGATTCCCGCCGGATCCGTATGACTCGCTGATGCCGCATACATATGGCGTTTCCTGATAGATCGTGTCCATGTCATTGACCGTAGTGCCCACATCTTCAGCGGTGATGTACCGGCCACCGAGACTGTTCACATATCTGCCCAGCGCCCTGAAGAAGGCCTCGGATTTGTCCTTCTCGGCATCTCCGATGACGACCGTCTTGCCGCCCCCAAGGTTGAGTCCGGCAGCCGCGTTCTTGTAGGTCATGCCCTTGGCAAGGCGAAGTACATCCTCTATCGCCTCTTCCTCCGTGTCATATTTCCACATTCTGCATCCGCCGAGTGCCGGACCGAGGGTAGTGTCATGTATGCATATGATCGCTTTCAGTCCACTTGTTTCATCGTGGCAGAAAATCAGCTGTTCGTAGTCGTATTGCTCCATCTTTTCAAATATCATTCATTATCACTCCAGTAATTTATTTGGAAATCATCATTGCCAGGTTTATGGAATTATATCTGTCTTCGGCACTGTCCGCCCTTGAAGTCAGCACGATGGGCATCTTGGCACCGGTGATGACGGAAGCGACTCTCGCCCCCGCAGAGTAGACCAGGGATTTATATAGGATATTGCCCGACTCTATATTCGGCGCAATCAGTATATCCACGTCCCCTGCCACCTCCGAGGCCGACCCTTTATGGCGGGCCGCATCTTCAGAAATCGCTACGTCAAATTGCAGTGGTCCCTCTATTGTACTATCAAACCCAAAGTTTTTGGCACCTGAATGTGCAAGCAATTCTGCATCGGTGGTCGATGGCATCTTATCGGTAACTTTGTCCACTGCCGACAGAAGGGCCACTTTGGGCCTTTTGACACCAAGCCGATGCGCGCATTCAAGTGCATTATCGATGATCTTTCCCTTCTGGTCGAGCGTCGGGGCAATGTTCATGCCTGCGTCACTCAGGAGGACGGCCTTGTGATAGTTGGGCATGTCGAACAGTGCGACGTGGCTAAGGAGACGTGTATGTATCAGTCCATATTCCTTTTTTAACACTTCCTTCATTAAAATGGAAGTTGGAACCAGGCCTTTCATGAGTATGTTGGCCTCCCCCGATACAACAAGCTCCAGGGCGCGCACTGCTGCTTCCTGGTCGCCCGCCGCATGATGTATTGTAATCGCATGGCCGAGCATATGGCCGGCACCCAATGAGTGAAGCATGGATTCAAGTGAACTCTGGTCATCCACCAGATGGCAGACCGCCCCTTTTTCTTCAATTATGCGTATAAGGGGCTTCAGCACTTCAGGGTCTGCCGCCCTGCATACTGAAAGCGCTGTCATTTTATTTTTATCCCCTATGAAAATTTCATCGAACTTCATGTTCCTACCTCCCCTGCAATTTTTATTATACATATCCGCATGTGAATTTGCAGGATTTTAGATAAACATGGAATGTTCTGAAGATTCATATAAAATCATTTGTTTTATTACTCATCTCCCATGGGTTATAATGATCCTATACAAATAATCAGGGTGATTCTATGCAGAAGGTGATTGCGCTCGTCATACTTGTCGTACCGGTATTTCTGGCAGGTCTGGGCATCAAATATATGAGGGACAGTGTTTTCGGCATCGTCAATGATCCATTCACGCTTACAGTCGTACAGTTCATCGTCGGACTTGTTCTGACGGTGGCCGGGGTATGGTTCATCGGCGGCTATATACTGCACCGCGAACAGCGTCAGAAAAGGGTTCAGGAACGTTTCCTGGAGAGGTCGAGACAATTGAAGGATGAAGAAAAAAGAGAAAGAGACGAATTGTAGATCAATTCGTCTCTTTCTCTTTGGCTGCTATCAACGTTTTTGCATTCTCCAGTGCTGCATCGGTGATGTCCGAGCCGCTCAGCATCCTGGCAATCTCGTAGACATGGTCGTCCGCATCAAGATATTTGGCGCTTGATGCCGTCCGCTGATCCATGGTCTCCTTTGATACATACAGGTGGTGGTCCGCGAGTGCGGCCGCCTGCGGCAGATGCGAGATTGAAATGACCTGGCGCGTCCTTGAGAGGATCTGCATCTTCTCGGCCATGCGGGTGGCGACGAATCCACTGACGCCGGTATCTATTTCATCAAGGATCAGCATGCTCTGTGCATCGAACTCTGTAAAGATTGTCCGAAGCGCAAGCATCACCCTTGCGATTTCACCGCCTGAGGCGATGCGGTTCATCGCTTTGAGCGGCTCTCCTGCATTGGTGG
The sequence above is drawn from the Salinicoccus roseus genome and encodes:
- a CDS encoding alpha-ketoacid dehydrogenase subunit beta codes for the protein MAKISYLQAIHQALDYEMGQDESVFVLGEDVGKKGGVFKVTAGLQEKYGAMRCLDTPLAESNIVGTSIGAAMMGKRPVAEIQFADYILPATNQILSEAAKIRYRSNNDWNCPMVIRAPFGGGIHGALYHSQSVEAIFASTPGLKVVIPSTPSDAKGLLISAIRDNDPVLFFEHKKAYRLLKEEVPEGDHTVPIGKADVKREGDDITVITYGLCVNYALQAAERLSKDGYEAEVLDLRTIYPLDKESIIQAASKTGKVLLVTEDNLEGSVISEVSAIIAENCLYDLDAPVMRLAGPDVPSMPYAPPMEDFFMINPDKIEAKMKELAEH
- a CDS encoding phosphate acyltransferase, producing the protein MKFDEIFIGDKNKMTALSVCRAADPEVLKPLIRIIEEKGAVCHLVDDQSSLESMLHSLGAGHMLGHAITIHHAAGDQEAAVRALELVVSGEANILMKGLVPTSILMKEVLKKEYGLIHTRLLSHVALFDMPNYHKAVLLSDAGMNIAPTLDQKGKIIDNALECAHRLGVKRPKVALLSAVDKVTDKMPSTTDAELLAHSGAKNFGFDSTIEGPLQFDVAISEDAARHKGSASEVAGDVDILIAPNIESGNILYKSLVYSAGARVASVITGAKMPIVLTSRADSAEDRYNSINLAMMISK
- the buk gene encoding butyrate kinase; translation: MQYTILVVNLGGTSTKVAVYENDQSLISETMSHPTDEIIRPLHDQIDFRLDAITGFLGRNDINPESIDIVSARGGLLKPIEGGTYDINDKMTDDLGSYRYGRHASNLSGIIAARFREKYGCRAVITDPVVVDELTDAVRLTGLSGIERKSVFHALNQKAVARKYAASIGKQYADVNVIVSHMGGGITVGAHEKGRVIDVNDGLSGEGPMSPTRTGSLPNGSLARYITENSLDYDSIYEILTKEGGFISLAGTQDALELEKRAVSGDAATEKIFRALAAQLAKEIGSRSAILKGQVDQIIFTGGMAHSTYLIDLVRPYISFIAPVSVYPGEEEMQALAEGAYRVLTGREEMKTYM
- a CDS encoding Leu/Phe/Val dehydrogenase encodes the protein MIFEKMEQYDYEQLIFCHDETSGLKAIICIHDTTLGPALGGCRMWKYDTEEEAIEDVLRLAKGMTYKNAAAGLNLGGGKTVVIGDAEKDKSEAFFRALGRYVNSLGGRYITAEDVGTTVNDMDTIYQETPYVCGISESYGSGGNPSPMTAYGVYMAMKRTAKEAFGDDSLEGRTIAVQGVGNVSYNLCRHLHEEGAKLIVTDINDDSVERAVNDFGAEAVGIEDIYSVEADIFAPCALGGILNDDTIPELKVKAVCGSANNQLLDSDKHGSQLEELGIVYAPDYVVNCGGVINVADELQGYNAERAKSKVKEIYNQMDKIFSIAKRDGVTPTVAADRLAEERIDSMMRVRSTFSLNEVTTLNRR
- the prli42 gene encoding stressosome-associated protein Prli42, with amino-acid sequence MNNKKVQKAVIWFMIILIVISGVLFGVSMLTTV
- the lpdA gene encoding dihydrolipoyl dehydrogenase; translated protein: MAYEYDLVILGGGTAGYVAAIKASQLGMKTAVVEKEKLGGTCLHKGCIPTKSMLKSAEVANTMKHAGIFGIGSVEPEIDMGKVQERKQEVVDQMYSGVRHLMKKHKVDVFNGHGRILGPSIFSPMAGTVAVEHPEDEEAESEILINQHVLVATGSHPRPLPFLPFDGFLVLSSDDMMTLDHIPSRMVIIGGGVIGLEFASILTDLGTHVTVVEAGNQIIPHEDKDLAGALKKALEAEGVTFRVGTALDEDRISKGEDAITLQFDEGEETFDKALVAIGRAPNTEDLGLGNTKIQLDGGYISTNRYYQTKDENIYAVGDVIGNLQLAHVATKEAVIAVEHMAEKRPYTLDYTTVPRCIYTHPEVASIGRTEKELKEAGMEYSVHKVPFAAVGKAVIAHGGKGFGKMLVEPETKDMLGLSLIGPGATELINEAALAKFLDASALEIGSAIHAHPSIGEVMMELGLDAEGIGIHV
- the gnd gene encoding decarboxylating NADP(+)-dependent phosphogluconate dehydrogenase, producing MIYDIGVVGLGVMGTNIAKNMSRNGFKVVTFDFFEDVRENRMIELKEEDVDIASSLEKFIESLKKPRNILLLVKAGEVTDKTIEQIAPYLEEGDTLIDGGNEQYENTRRRNMQLTEKGINFIGMGVSGGEEGALNGPSLMPGGQRQAYDNVSAILEKIAAKADDGKPCVTYIGEDGSGHYVKMIHNGIEYADMELIAESYYFMKHGLNMSNDEMSAVFDEWNRGDLNSYLIEITARILEFKDESGNYIIDLILDKAGQKGTGKWTGIEGLKLGIPLSLITDSVFVRCLSSLIEERALISEAYQSEMKSLSEDQKQSVLEDLKQALYISKLMSYSQGFRLLREASGIYGWNLQLGEISMIWRKGCIIRAQFLEEINRAYENDPALTNLLLDDYFRDVVSASHPSLRRIGIHAIENEIPMPAFLSALSYFDSMKQARVSSNMIQAQRDYFGAHTYERLDKPGVFHTEWQ
- a CDS encoding M20/M25/M40 family metallo-hydrolase, which encodes MNKDRLIDQFMEMVQIDSETGHEREMADYLLKKFKDMGIEAQEDDTQEKTGYGAGNILVSLKGDNTKAEPIYFTVHMDTVAPGVGVKPSIDGDYIVSDGSTILGSDDKAGIASLIEAIHSIKESGMSHGDIEIVITVGEESGLVGAKAFDASQLKSRFGYAIDSTGKVGTVVTSAPTQSKIEAHIHGKTAHAGVAPETGVSAINIAARAISQMKLGRIDEETTANIGRFEGGGATNVVTDYVYLLGEARSLDDEKMKAQTAHMKETFEKVAEDMGGRAEVRTEVMYAALKASKDSDVVKTAVQAIENIGRRPDLISLGGGSDGNIFAGAGLDTAILGLGYENIHTTEEKMPIEELHKITELVIEIIKVQNDKE
- a CDS encoding dihydrolipoamide acetyltransferase family protein, whose product is MEEVLMPKLGESVTEGTIEKWLVQPGDTVEEYDPLCEVITDKVTAEVPSVFEGTIKELLVAEGDTVEVGTPVCLMDTDGAGEAGKADEDEGSAKASEEAAPSADENQEDAPSSTGKVEQGAQKKGKTRISPVVMRLAEEHDLDLNTIEGTGFEGRITKKDVLKTIEAGPVTAGTQTEAAPSTDQQADPASASGNIVAGDEIPVTGVRKAVANKMVQSSQEIPHAWMMMEVDATNLVNVRNSHKSAFKEREGFNLTFFSFFVKAVAETLKEYPMLNSSWQGDKIVLNKDINISIAVAGDDKLYVPVIRNADDLSIKGIAKQVGELAALGRSHKLTQEHMAGGTFTVNNTGAFGSVQSMGIINHPQAAILQVESIVKKPVIIDDMIAVRHMVNLCLSIDHRVLDGLVAGQFLKAVKERIEAYSVETTSIY
- a CDS encoding BrxA/BrxB family bacilliredoxin, with translation MNMDFNMYMNDVVSQARSEMKESGYTELTTPEEVDQHLSKEGTALVMVNSVCGCAGGIARPAAKHALNYDKLPDQLLTVFAGQDKEATEHVREKAPEYLPSSPSFALFKDGKVVDMIERHEIEGHETMSVITNLQAWFEEHGKEI
- a CDS encoding thiamine pyrophosphate-dependent dehydrogenase E1 component subunit alpha, translated to MLDYKEAGLTPEDLKEMYRTMHLARKIDERMWLLNRAGKLPFVISCQGQEATQVGAGYALDREVDIISPYYRDLALVTHFGMTAEETMLSAFAKKGDISSGGKQMPSHFSKKSCNIMTQGSSVTTQLLHAVGASFKFKMDNEKRVALTTLGEGSSNQGDFHEGLNFAGVHDLPFICIIENNDYAISVPRELQYGAEKLSDRALGYGMHGEHIDGNDPIAVYKAVKEARERAVNGEGATLIEAMSTRLTAHSSDDDDSYREKQERETMKESDCLVKFKSYILEHGVADEAWFETLEKEAKAIVTDATKAAEKAPYPKPEEALRHVYEEVHHG